In a genomic window of Lacrimispora sp. BS-2:
- the atpG gene encoding ATP synthase F1 subunit gamma — MANAREIQSRMNSIKSTMKITNAMYTISSSKLKRARKALTDTEPYFYALQRTIARIIRHTPDIDDPYLDTRPHIKKEDRKIGYIVVTADKGLAGSYNHNIFKLAQDQIDKGGNPMLFVVGDLGQQYFMKKGIPVEQDFRYTVQKPNMSRARIIEEKIVDYFLSGKLDEVYMIYTRMVNAMKMEAEIEQLLPIPKHRLSQSVPINVHLEEITMKPSPQVVIDTIVPNYIAGFIYGGLVESYSSEQNSRMMAMQAATNSAQEMLDELAITYNRVRQAAITQEITEVISGAKAQKKKRKKA, encoded by the coding sequence ATGGCAAATGCGAGAGAGATACAAAGCAGGATGAACAGCATCAAAAGTACCATGAAGATAACCAATGCGATGTATACCATTTCCTCGTCAAAGCTGAAAAGGGCAAGGAAAGCCCTGACTGATACGGAGCCTTACTTTTATGCGCTGCAAAGGACCATTGCCAGAATCATAAGGCATACGCCCGATATTGACGACCCGTATCTGGATACCAGGCCGCATATTAAGAAAGAAGACCGTAAGATCGGATACATTGTGGTAACGGCTGATAAGGGGCTGGCCGGTTCTTATAATCATAACATTTTTAAACTGGCTCAGGATCAGATTGACAAGGGCGGAAATCCCATGCTGTTCGTAGTAGGTGATCTGGGGCAGCAGTACTTTATGAAAAAGGGAATACCGGTGGAGCAGGATTTCCGGTATACCGTTCAAAAACCAAATATGAGCCGGGCCAGAATCATTGAGGAAAAGATCGTGGATTACTTCCTGTCAGGAAAGCTGGATGAGGTATATATGATCTACACCAGGATGGTGAATGCCATGAAAATGGAGGCTGAGATCGAACAGCTTCTTCCCATTCCCAAGCATCGGTTAAGCCAGAGCGTTCCCATTAACGTGCATCTGGAAGAGATCACTATGAAGCCATCTCCGCAGGTAGTGATTGATACCATTGTGCCCAATTACATTGCAGGATTTATCTATGGAGGTTTGGTGGAATCCTATTCCAGCGAACAGAATTCCAGAATGATGGCGATGCAGGCCGCAACAAATAGTGCCCAGGAGATGCTTGACGAACTGGCGATTACCTATAACAGGGTCCGTCAGGCGGCCATTACCCAGGAGATTACCGAGGTGATCAGCGGTGCTAAGGCCCAAAAGAAAAAAAGGAAGAAAGCGTAG
- the atpD gene encoding F0F1 ATP synthase subunit beta, giving the protein MNIGKIVQVLGPVVDVEFLEGSDLPRIKDALEVNNEGKRCVMEVAQHMGNSTVRCIMLASSEGLYKGMEVTATGEGIKVPVGEQTLGRLFNVLGETIDNGEALKGGSEWVIHRDPPAFEEQSPVAEILETGIKVIDLLAPYAKGGKIGLFGGAGVGKTVLIQELIHNIATEHGGYSIFTGVGERSREGNDLWTEMGESGVISKTALVFGQMNEPPGARMRVAETGLTMAEYFRDEEHKNVLLFIDNIFRFTQAGSEVSALLGRMPSAVGYQPTLATEMGELQERITSTKNGSVTSVQAVYVPADDLTDPAPATTFAHLDATTVLSRKIVEQGIYPAVDPLASNSRILEPDVVGEEHYEVARKVQELLQKYKELQDIIAILGMEELGDDDKTTVYRARKIQKFLSQPFSVAENFTGVAGKYVPLKETVRGFKAIVSGEMDQYPEAAFFNVGTIDEVIEKARTLEA; this is encoded by the coding sequence ATGAATATAGGAAAGATCGTTCAGGTCCTTGGACCTGTAGTAGATGTTGAGTTTTTAGAGGGCAGCGACCTTCCCCGCATTAAGGACGCCCTTGAGGTGAATAATGAAGGGAAACGCTGCGTAATGGAAGTTGCACAGCATATGGGAAACAGCACAGTCCGCTGCATTATGCTGGCTTCCAGTGAAGGACTGTATAAGGGCATGGAGGTAACCGCTACCGGGGAAGGCATTAAGGTGCCGGTAGGTGAGCAGACTCTTGGACGCCTTTTTAACGTGCTTGGAGAGACCATTGACAACGGTGAAGCCTTAAAAGGAGGTTCGGAATGGGTCATTCACAGAGATCCTCCGGCCTTTGAGGAGCAAAGCCCTGTGGCAGAGATCCTGGAAACGGGAATCAAGGTCATTGATCTTCTTGCCCCTTATGCAAAAGGCGGAAAGATCGGTCTGTTCGGCGGTGCCGGTGTTGGTAAGACGGTTCTGATCCAGGAGCTGATCCATAACATCGCCACGGAGCATGGCGGATATTCTATTTTTACCGGTGTTGGAGAGCGTTCCCGTGAGGGAAATGATCTTTGGACCGAGATGGGAGAGTCCGGCGTTATTTCAAAAACTGCCCTGGTATTCGGCCAGATGAATGAGCCGCCGGGAGCACGTATGCGTGTGGCTGAAACAGGACTTACCATGGCGGAATATTTCCGTGATGAAGAGCATAAGAATGTACTTTTATTTATTGATAATATTTTCCGGTTCACCCAGGCGGGGTCTGAGGTTTCCGCCCTTCTTGGACGTATGCCGTCGGCGGTTGGATACCAGCCTACCCTGGCTACGGAAATGGGCGAGCTTCAGGAGAGGATCACTTCCACGAAAAATGGTTCCGTTACTTCTGTTCAGGCGGTTTACGTGCCGGCCGATGACTTGACGGACCCGGCTCCGGCAACTACCTTTGCCCATTTGGATGCCACTACGGTTTTATCCAGAAAGATCGTGGAACAGGGAATTTATCCTGCGGTTGACCCTCTTGCATCAAACTCCCGGATCCTGGAACCGGATGTGGTTGGAGAAGAGCATTATGAGGTAGCCCGTAAGGTACAGGAATTACTTCAGAAATATAAGGAACTTCAGGATATTATCGCTATCCTGGGTATGGAAGAGCTGGGAGATGACGATAAGACTACGGTTTACCGTGCAAGAAAGATCCAGAAATTCTTATCCCAGCCTTTCTCTGTAGCTGAGAATTTTACCGGTGTTGCAGGTAAATATGTTCCTCTTAAGGAAACAGTCAGGGGCTTTAAGGCAATTGTAAGCGGAGAGATGGATCAGTATCCGGAGGCTGCATTCTTTAATGTGGGAACCATTGATGAGGTAATTGAAAAGGCCAGGACATTAGAGGCTTAG